DNA from Rubripirellula lacrimiformis:
GATTCATCGAATCTGCCCGGTCCGCTAGAGAACTTAACGCTGCAGGAAACCTTGCGCGTGATGGACGTGGCTCGCGAAATGCGTGATCGGCGGGAAACAGCCGAAGAGATGTTTCGACGTGATGACCTGCGTGCCAATTTGCGAGAAAAACTGATCCGCACCGCTCGCCTGTCCGGCGACAGTGTCACCGAAGCCGAAATCGACGCCGCCATCGGTCAGTACATGGATACGCTGCACACCTTCCAGGATCCCGCGCCCGGGATGAGCAAATTCATGGCCCATTGTTGGATATGGCGTCACCGTATCATGGCGGGCGCCGCGGTGGCGGCCGGCGTGGCGGGCACCTTCTGGTTCCTGTGGGGGTAACCGAGCAACATCGCGCCCCGATCCACGCGTCCATGCCCAAGCGTCACGCGTCACACGCTTCGACCTGCTGAACCCGTCACACCGCTTCTCCATCCCCTCGTCCAGGCAAAAACGTCCGATGCCGATCTCCGGTCCCGTCGTCCACCAACAATTGATGGATGCCTACACCCAGACCCAGTCACGTCTGGAATCGATGCGCAACCAAGTCGGGAAGGTTGACCAACATCGTGAACAACTGGACGACCAACGCAGCGACGCCTTGGTGAAGTTGGCGGAATATTACCTGCCGGAACTGACTCCCGATGCGATTCGAGAAACTTGGGCCGAAGTTCGCCCGTCGATCGCGCAGGTGTTTCGCCGTCAGGAAAACAAGTGCCAGCAGCTCAATGACCAGATCACCCGTCTTGCCGGTCAACGACAGTTGGCGGATGCCGAACTGATCAAGATCAATCAAGAACTGGACGCATCGATCGATTCTCACGAACAGCTTTCCAAACAGGTCGAAGAACAACTGCGCCGTGACGAAACCTTTGTCAGACTTTCAGAACGCGCCGGGGCAGCCGAAGCGGCGTTAGAGCGTGCGGAAGCCAACCTGAACGAGATCGAACAGGACGCCGCCAAGAAACTTCCTGCCTACGAAAACAGTTCGCTATTCACCTATCTGCGTGATCGCCAATTCGGCACACCCCAGTATGCCTCGCGCGGGTTCACCCGGCGAATGGATCGCTGGGTCGCCAAGATGATCGACTTCCAAACCGCAAAACAGGGATACGATTTCCTGCGGAAGACGCCCGAACAGATGCGTCGGATCATCGCCGATGACCGAAATGCGCTGGATACCGTGATGGGCGAACTGGAACGACATCGCGACCAAGTTGCCACCAATCTTGGGCTGCCGGCTAGCATCGAACGTTCCCAATCGATCGCGCTGACCCGTGACCAGCATCTGAACCGATTCAACGAATTGATGGCCGACACGAATCAGGCCGAACGCGAATTGACCACCGCCGCGGACAGCCAGGGCCCGTTTTACCACGAAGCCATCGGGTTGTTCCGCGACATGCTGAAACACATCGATTCGGGCGACCTGCGACGCCGCGCCCAAGACACGATCGATCTTAGCGACGATCAAATTGTTGCCCAACTGATGGACGTCGAAGCCAAAATTGGTTCACTGTCCGAAGCGACTCAGCGGCATCATACGCAGACCAACCAAATGCAATCGTTCCTGGAAGACATGGGTCGGCTGATCCAACAGTTCCGATCGGCGGGCTTCGATTCGTCACGTTCCCAGTTCGTCGGCACACTGGACATTTCATCCGAACTGAACCGGGCGATCGATGCGGGGGACGCTGAAATGTTATGGAACGCCATCCGTTCGGCTCAACGATGGGGACCGACCGTCATGGAACAGGTCACTGCCGTCGCGGCGCACCCGATGACACAAGTCCTGATCAACGCGATGGCTCACGCGGCCGGCGGTGCACTGCAAGAACACGCCCGGCGGGCAGGCCAACGACGTGGCCGAAAAAATCGCCAATGGAGCAGTTCGTGGGACAGTTCATGGGGCAGCAGCAACCGGCGATCGCCCTGGTAAAGCACGCGGCAAGCACTCAGCCGCTTCGTTCGCAGCACCGCCGGTTAGCGAAAGCCAGCCTCGCGGACCCAACGATCAAACCAAAGTCACGCACCAAGCCACTAGACAGGATCGATTGGAAAGAAACGCGTCGAAGCATTGCGTAGCGGAAGTCGTCAAGACTTTCGGTGGCCCCACGTCCTAAGCCGAAACTCTTGGCGAGTTGCGCTACGAAAAACGGTAAAGCACGCGGCAAGCACTCAGCCGCTTCGTTCGCAGCACCGCCGGTTAGCGAAAGCCAGCCTCGCGGACCCAACGATCAAACCAAAGTCACGCACCAAGCCACTAGACAGGATCGATTGGAAAGAAACGCGTCGAAGCATTCCGTAGCGGAAGTCGTCAAGACTTTCGGTGGCCCCACGTCCTAAGCCGAAACTCTTGGCGAGTTCCGCTACGAAAAACGGTAAAACACGCGGCAAGCACTCAGCCGCTTCGTTCGCAGCACCGCCGGTTAGCGAAAGCCAGCCTCGCGGACCCAACGATCAAACCAAAGTCACGCACCAAGCAACTAGACAGGATCGATTGGAAAGAAACGCGTCGAAGCATTGCGTAGCGGAAGTCGTCAAGACTTTCGGTGGCCCCACGTCCTAAGCCGAAACTCTTGGCGAGTTCCGCTACGAAAAACGGTAAAACACGTGGCAAGCACTCAGTCGCTTCGTTCGCAGTACCGCCTGTTGGCGGATGCCAGCCTCGCGGACCCAACGATCAAACCAAAGTCTCGCACCAAACAGGTAGACAGGATTGATTGGGAAGAAACGCGTCGAAGCATTCCGTAGCGGAAGTCGTCAAGACTTTCGGTGGCCCCACGTCCTAAGCCGAAACTCTTGGCGAGTTGCGCTACGAAGAACGGTAAAACACGCGGCAAGCACTCAGTCGCTTCGTTCGCAGCACCGCCGGTTAGCGAAAGCCAGCCTCGCGGACCCAACGATCAAACCAAAGTCACGCACCAAGCCACTAGACAGGATCGATTGGAAAGAAACGCGTCGAAGCATTGCGTAGCGGAAGTCGTCAAGACTTTCGGTAATCCCACGTCCTAGGCCGAAACTCTTGACGAGTTCCGCTACGAAAAATGGTAAAACACGTGGCAAGCACTCAGCCGCTTCGTTCGCAGTACCGCCTGTTGGCGGATGCCAGCCTCGCGGACCCAACGATCAAACCAAAGTCACGCACCAAGCAACTAGACAGGATTGATTGGGAAGAAAAGCGTCGAAGCATTCCGTAGCGGAAGTCGTCAAGACTTTCGGTGGCCCCACGTCCTAAGCCGAAACTCTTGGCGAGTTGCGCTACGAAAAACGGTAAAACACGCGGCAAGCACTCAGTCGCTTCGTTCGCAGCACCGCCTGTTAGTGAAAGCCAGCCTCGCGGAGCCAACGATCAAACCAAAGTCACGCACCAAGCCACTAGACAGGATCGATTGGAAAGAAACGCGTCGAAGCATTTCGTAGCGGAAGTCGTCAAGACTTTCGGTGATCCGACGTCCTAAGCCGAAACTCTTGGCGAGTTCCGCTACGAAAAACGGTAAAACACGTGGCAAGCACTCAGTCGCTTCGTTCGCAGTACCGCCTGTTGGCGGATGCCAGCCTCGCGGACCCAACGATCAAACCAAAGTCACGCACCAAGCCACTAGACAGGATCGATTGGAAAGAAACGCGTCGAAGCATTCCGTAGCGGAAGTCGTCAAGACTTTCGGTGGCCCCACGTCCTAAGCCGAAACTCTTGGCGAGTTCCGCTACGAAAAACGGTAAAACACGTGGCAAGCACTCAGTCGCTTCGTTCGCAGTACTGCCTGTTAGTGAAAGCCAGCCTCGCGGACCCAACGATCAAACCAAAGTCACGCACCAAACAGGTAGACAGGATTGATTGGGAAGAAAAGCGTCGAAGCATTGCGTTGCGGAAGTCGTCAAGACTTTCGGTAACCCCACGTCCTAAGCCGAAACTCTTGGCGAGTTCCGCTACGAAAAACGGCCCTAAACGGCTGATCCACCTGCTTTGACATGCTGTTTTCGTTCCGGTGGGGTCGCGAACCATGCACACGCGGATGCCACGAAAAGGGTCCCGCCAAAGGCCAACAGCGCGGGCTGAAAGCTGCCCAAGCGGTCATGCGACAGCCCCATCAGCAGCGGGCCGCATCCGCTGCCGGCCACGGTCATGCACCAAACCGAGCCCCGGATCGTGCCCAGGTGTTCGCGGCCAAAGTAACGCACCCAAACCGCGGAACCGACCGCCAACAGCATCCCCTGGCCACCACCAAACAGAAATGCAAACCCATGGGACAGCCATTCGGTTTCTCCACCGACCAACATCACGATCCCCGCCAGCAATAGCGTCACACCGATCCCCAGCAAGCGGTTCAGCGCCACAAAATCCGCCAACACCCCGCCGACCAATTGCCCCACCAACATCGCTAGTCCCAGCGTCTTGAACATGTCGCTGGCAACATTGCTGCCCAGTCCGCGCTGCTGACAAATCGTGTACAGGTAGAACACCACCCCGGTACCGATCATCGCCCAGGAAACATTCGTCACCGCCAAGATGAAATACGATCGCGTCCGCAGCGCCTCGGCCATCGTCCACGACGGTTCATCGACGGTCGTGGTTGCCACCACCGAATGATTGCCCGTCTTGGCAATATCTTTCGCTACCACGTCCGAATCAGGCGAAGCCCCATCGACGCGTTGACCAAGATCTTCCGGCCGCTCGCGGAACAGCAACACCACCATCGGCACGATGACGACAGTCACTGCGATCGCAATCCATCGATAAGTCGCCTGCCAACCGATCTCTGCGATCGAATCGTTGACCATCTCTGGCACCCACGCGAAGGCGACCGAAGTGCCAATGCTGATCACCGCTGAAACTCGCCCGATGCGGCTTCGAAACCACATCGCGGTCGTGTTGTTCCCCAACAGCGACAGCGTTCCTTGGCCCAGAAACCGCAACAGAAAAAACGCAGCCAACAGACCATACCAACCGCTAATCGTCGATGCGAACCAACAGGTGCACCCGAGAGCTAATGCGGCAACGAACGAGGTCGAACGCAACCCAAATCGATCCGCCAGTGGTCCTACCAACAACAGCGGGATGGCTGCTAAAAGAGTTCCCAACATGTACGCAAACGACAACTCGCTTTCAGACAACACAAGCGATTGGCGGATTGCGGGCAAAAACGCACTGAACGCAAACGTCTGGCCAGGGCTGGTTGCGATCAACAACAGCATGGCGACGGGGATCATCACGTACCCATAGAAGAAGGGCAGCCGCAAAGCCAGTCCATCCGAAAGCCAGTTTGCCGGTCGCCGCCGATTCCACAGCACACCCGTGACGGTGGTCGGGTTCCGACCATCATCCGAATCTGCGGCCGCCTGATCGATCACCGATTCGTCCACCAACGCTTGACCGCCATGCAGGTGGACAACGTGCCGGCTAGCAGCAGTGGTGACGTGAACGTAAACATGACGAAGATGATGTGGGGCAATCGCCCCACGTCACCGCCTGAACGACGAGTAAATTCGTTCTGGATCGCTGGCACGCGGGCAGCGTACAGCAACCCTGCCGCCATCACGGCGAATACGATCGTCATCAACAGCATGAATCCGATGCTGATCTGTGGCGGCCGGCGTTTCGGGGGTGCAGCGTTGTTCATTCACCAAAGGGATGGTTGATCAGCGTTCGGGGTTCATCAGGGTGATTCGTATGACACGATTGTAGTGTCCGGGCGGCCCAAGTCGATCCATCGGGATCCGAGGCCCCCCCAAGGCGTCGGCCCAGGCAATCAGGTCCCGCAGCGGATCCCGACGACGGTTTGCCGATTGAGTGAGCCGCGACGCGTGAGCGGCCGGGAATTCCCCCCAAAGCCCGTGGTCTCACGGCCCGTAGTCTCACGGCCCGTAGTCTCACGGCCAGCGGTCTCACGGCCCGTGGTCTCACGGCCAGCGGCTTACCATTCCCGTTGCCAGTTCGACGAAATCAACAGACCGACGACGGGGCGCGATCACTGGTCTAGCGATCGAACTTGTCGCTGGTGTTCGTACATCACGACCCCCACGGTCGTGGCCAGGTTCAGACTGCGGACGTGACCGGACGTTGGCAGCCGCAGCGATCGCGGATCGGCGGGATCCAAAATCGATTCGGGCAGCCCCGAGGTTTCTCGGCCGAAAACGAACACGTCATCAGGCCGCAGTTCGACGTCCCAGACGTTGCGAGTGGCGAAACGCGACAGAAAAAAGAACCGCCGTGGTTCCAACTGTCGCACCAGATCGTCCCAGTTGTCCGCGTCGCCCAGTTCCAGATGCTGCCAATAGTCTAGCCCGGCTCGTTTCAGCCGTTTGTCATCGATTTGGAACCCGGCTGGACGAACTATCCACAATTTGGCCCCCACGGCGACGCAGGTCCGTCCAATGTTTCCAGTGTTCTGTGGAATTTCGGGCTGATACAGAACGACGTGCGCGGTGGGCGACATTGCAGTGGGGGTATCCGTTGGATTCATAGAAACCGGGTTGGGCGTAGGCCACGGTGCGAAGGGATGGTGGCGGCCGAAAAGCTTGGGTTAACCCAGCGGTCGCCGCACCGCACCTACAATAGCAAATCCGATGTCTGTTATTATCACCTTCGGCCCGCTTTCGCATGTCGCCGAAAGCCTGTTTCCCAACAATCTGCTTTTCTCGTCTTCCATGCCGATCCAAGTCACCTGCCCGAAGTGTTTGAAGCGGTTTCAAGTCAGTGAGAAATTCGCTGGCAAAACCGGCCCCTGCCCGAGCTGCAAGAACCAGATTCGCGTTCCGGACGAATCCGAGGAAGTCGTCATTCACGCCCCCGACGACGGGGCACCGAAAGATCGCACCGGGCAAAGCGTTCTGAAGCCGCTGAAACGGACCGAGACGGACGTGACGCGAAAGGGATTGCTGATCACCGGCGGCGCTGTGCTGGCCGCGATCGGTGTGGCGATCGGGCTGCGTTTCACCGGCGGCGTCCCCATGGTGATGAACATCATTGGCGCGTTGGCGATCGCCCCACCGTTGGTGTGGGCCGGATACACCTTTGTGCGTGATTCGGAACTGGCTCCCTACGTCGCATCCGAACTGCGGAATCGTGTTTTGATTTGTTCGGTGTTGTTGGCGGCCATGTGGCTGCTGTATGCGTTCTTGCCGTCCTACATGCTGGACTTGGAATCGCCATCCGAAATGTCGTTCATGTGGTTCGGGATTATCTTTTCAGTGATGTTGGTTGTCGGCGCGTTCGTGTCGGTCGGCACGTTCGAGCTGGAATTCACCAGCGGGCTGGCGCATGCCGGGCTGTATCTGATCGCCACCCTCTTGTTAGCTCTGCTAAGCGGTACAACGCTAGCCACCGGAACTCCGGTTCCCTAACCGACGTAACGTTCTCGTACCGTCCGTTTCAGGGTGAACGCAAAGCATGCTGCCAGAATTAAATTCGTTGTACCAAACCGGATCGTTGATCCGAATTCCTCCCGCCCAAGATGTGCCGATATCGCCCCGCATCCGCCGGCTGATTGACACCGCACCGATGCGGCGGTTGGCGTCGATCAGCCAGCTGGGGATGGTATCGCTGGTGTACCCCGGCGCTACCCATTCGCGCTTGGAACATTCCTTAGGCGTGTACGACAACGCGATCCGAGTCCTGGGACGATTCGCCCACGACGATGCGTTCACGTCGATCGTCGATCCGAAGATGGCCGAGGCGTTTGTGCTGTCGGCACTGCTGCACGATGTCGGCCACTGGCCCTTTTGCCACCCCATCGAAGACATGCGGATCCAAGGCCTAGCTGAACACGAACAGCGGATTGGCGACTGGATTCGTCAATCCGAATTGGCAGAATGCATCGACCAGGATTGGTCCTGTGATACCGATGATCTAATCGGCCTGCTATGCCCACCGAAGCCATCAAGCGACCAAGCGACATCCGCCGGACAACACTTTCTAGCCACTTGTTTAAGCGGACCGATCGATGTCGACAAATTGGATTATCTGCAGCGGGATAGTCTGCATGCGGGTGTCCCCTACGGCCGCAATTTTGACGCTGGACGATTGATTTCGTCGCTTTGCGTCCATCCCGAAACCGGTTCGCTGGCGATCGGCGATAAGGGACGCACGGCAGCCGAAATGATGGTCTTTTCGCGGTACATCATGTTCAGCGAAGTGTATTGGCATCACAGTGTCCGGGCCGCCACGGCGATGCTGCAGCGATGCGTGTTCCTGCTGCAACACCGACTGGATTTGGAATCTACTTTGCGGATGACCGACGATGACTGGATCGCCAACCTACGCCGAGCAGCCGAAGGAAGCGTCGCGGAACCCTTGGCCCAAGGGTTGTTCGGACCGCGCCGACTGCTTTACAAACGGGCCGCCGAATTCAACGCCATCGATGGCGATCAAGTGCACGATCGGCTGGCCCGAAAACCTTACTGGTGGTTGGTCGCGTTGGCCGAACGACTAGCCGAACAGCTATCGCGACGCACCGGTCTGGTCATTCACCCGGTCGATGTATTGATCGACGCACCGCCCGCCAAGCTAGAAGTCGACATCAACATCGACGTCGTCGGACGGGACGCGGTGGTACGTACCCTGGGCGACGTGTCCCCCGTTACATCGGCGCTTGCCCAGCGACAGTTCGACAACCACGTCAAACGCGTTCGTGTCTTCCTTAGGAACGACCTACGCGATCGCACCTGCGAAAAACTAAGCGTTGGCGATCTGACCTACGTGATGATGGAAACGATCCAGAACCTTGAATCGGAATTGATATGACCTCGGATCCGAAACTGACCATATTGGACGGGCCTGACGAAGTCGCGGACCATGTCGCCGGCATTTTCGCTGACGCGGTCGTCGCGAACCCGAGCGTGGTCTTAGGCTTGGCAACCGGCGGCAGCCCAGTTGCCACGTATGGTCGATTGATCGACCGACACCGAACGGCGGGACTGGATTTCAGTCGCGTGACGACCTTCAACTTGGATGAATACATCGGCTTGGGTCCGGACCACCCTCAAAGCTTTCGTCACTTCATGCAGCAACAACTCTTTGACCACGTCAATGTGAACCTGGCCAAAACCCATGTCCCCGACGGTTGCTGCCGCGATCTGGATGCCCATGTCGCAGCGTACGAAGCCGCG
Protein-coding regions in this window:
- a CDS encoding DUF6384 family protein, encoding MPSAQASARQTTDSSNLPGPLENLTLQETLRVMDVAREMRDRRETAEEMFRRDDLRANLREKLIRTARLSGDSVTEAEIDAAIGQYMDTLHTFQDPAPGMSKFMAHCWIWRHRIMAGAAVAAGVAGTFWFLWG
- a CDS encoding MFS transporter gives rise to the protein MDESVIDQAAADSDDGRNPTTVTGVLWNRRRPANWLSDGLALRLPFFYGYVMIPVAMLLLIATSPGQTFAFSAFLPAIRQSLVLSESELSFAYMLGTLLAAIPLLLVGPLADRFGLRSTSFVAALALGCTCWFASTISGWYGLLAAFFLLRFLGQGTLSLLGNNTTAMWFRSRIGRVSAVISIGTSVAFAWVPEMVNDSIAEIGWQATYRWIAIAVTVVIVPMVVLLFRERPEDLGQRVDGASPDSDVVAKDIAKTGNHSVVATTTVDEPSWTMAEALRTRSYFILAVTNVSWAMIGTGVVFYLYTICQQRGLGSNVASDMFKTLGLAMLVGQLVGGVLADFVALNRLLGIGVTLLLAGIVMLVGGETEWLSHGFAFLFGGGQGMLLAVGSAVWVRYFGREHLGTIRGSVWCMTVAGSGCGPLLMGLSHDRLGSFQPALLAFGGTLFVASACAWFATPPERKQHVKAGGSAV
- a CDS encoding tRNA (cytidine(34)-2'-O)-methyltransferase produces the protein MSPTAHVVLYQPEIPQNTGNIGRTCVAVGAKLWIVRPAGFQIDDKRLKRAGLDYWQHLELGDADNWDDLVRQLEPRRFFFLSRFATRNVWDVELRPDDVFVFGRETSGLPESILDPADPRSLRLPTSGHVRSLNLATTVGVVMYEHQRQVRSLDQ
- a CDS encoding HD domain-containing protein: MLPELNSLYQTGSLIRIPPAQDVPISPRIRRLIDTAPMRRLASISQLGMVSLVYPGATHSRLEHSLGVYDNAIRVLGRFAHDDAFTSIVDPKMAEAFVLSALLHDVGHWPFCHPIEDMRIQGLAEHEQRIGDWIRQSELAECIDQDWSCDTDDLIGLLCPPKPSSDQATSAGQHFLATCLSGPIDVDKLDYLQRDSLHAGVPYGRNFDAGRLISSLCVHPETGSLAIGDKGRTAAEMMVFSRYIMFSEVYWHHSVRAATAMLQRCVFLLQHRLDLESTLRMTDDDWIANLRRAAEGSVAEPLAQGLFGPRRLLYKRAAEFNAIDGDQVHDRLARKPYWWLVALAERLAEQLSRRTGLVIHPVDVLIDAPPAKLEVDINIDVVGRDAVVRTLGDVSPVTSALAQRQFDNHVKRVRVFLRNDLRDRTCEKLSVGDLTYVMMETIQNLESELI
- the nagB gene encoding glucosamine-6-phosphate deaminase, encoding MTSDPKLTILDGPDEVADHVAGIFADAVVANPSVVLGLATGGSPVATYGRLIDRHRTAGLDFSRVTTFNLDEYIGLGPDHPQSFRHFMQQQLFDHVNVNLAKTHVPDGCCRDLDAHVAAYEAAITGAGGIELQLLGIGSNGHIAFNEPGSPADSRTRKVALTQETIDANSRFFDSIDDVPRTAITMGIGTILESRRIVLIATGTSKAEAVAAAIRGPRTIDCPASLLQSHDDVTLVIDQAAAAQL